CGTGGCCGTGGCCTGCGGCACGCTCCTGCTGTTCGTGCAGGCGGCCGGCTTCGTGGCCGTGGCCCTGACGCACCTTCAGCGCGTGGACTGGCGCGTGGCCGCGCGGATCGTCGTGTCGGGCGCGGTGGCCGTGCTGCTCACGCAGGTGCTGCTGCACACGGTCCACGATCCCCGGCCGTACCTCGTCGAGGGCTACGCGCCGCTCGCCCACGTGTCGGCCGACAACGGCTTTCCCAGCGACCACACGCTGGTGGCCGCACTCCTGGCCGGCTGGGCCGCGTGGCTGTCCCGGCGGAGCCTCCCGGCCTTCGTGGCCGGCGTGGTCGTGATCGCCCTGGGGCGCCTTGCCATCGGTGCCCACCATACGCTGGACGTGCTGGGCAGCATGGGAATCGCCGCCGTGAGCCTGGGCGTGGCGGCCGCGCTGCCCTACCCGCCCGCGTGGACCGGCCGCCGGGTGCTGCCGGGCCGGCCGGCCGGGCACGCCGCCCGCTGACGCCGCTAGCCCACTGCTGCGCCGGTGTCGAGCAGCAGCCGGGGCGTGAACTTCAGGACGTCCGCCGCGACCAGATGCGCGGGAATGCCGCCCACGTGGCGCATCGAGCGCTCGACCGGCACGCCGTGCAGGTGCCCGTACACGATCAGCTCGGGACGGGCCGTATCGATTACGCGGGTGAGCGGATTGGCCGGGTAGGGAGGCGTGGCCGGGGGGTAGTGCAGCATCATCAGCAGGTGGTCGCCGGGCTGCCGCAGCCGCATGGCGGCCTGCACGCTCAGCTCCAGGCGCTGCGCCTCACGGGCCAGCAGCCGCTCGTCCTCCGCGCCCAGCGGGTCGTGGCCGGGCGTGAGCCACCCGCGGGTGCCGCACACCACCACGTTCCCCACCCGCACGGCGTCGTTGACCACGGCCAGCATGCCCGGCGGCAACGCCGAGCGCAGTTTGCCGGCGGTGGGCCACCAGTAGTCGTGGTTGCCGCGCAGCAGCACCTTCGTGCCGGGCAGCGCCGCGACGGTCGCCAGGTCCTGGATCGCCTCGGGCAGCCGCATGGCCCACGACAGGTCGCCCGGCAGCAGCACCACGTCGTCATCCCGCACGGTCTCGCGCCAGCGCTCGTAGATCACGTCGGGGTGCCCGGCCCACTGCGGCCCGAACACCGTCATGGGTTTGGGCGTGACGGTGGCGAGGTGCAGGTCGGCGATGGCGTACACGCGCATGGGGCCTCCGGGCCAACACAAAAAAATCCTCCCGCGTTGGGGAGGACTTGTGTTCTGTGGTCGGGGCGAGAGGATTCGAACCTCCGACCCCGTCGTCCCGAACGACGTGCGCTACCAGGCTGCGCTACGCCCCGAACTCCCGACCACCGCCCCGCCGGAAGCAGGGCAGGGCGTAGTCTACGCGGCCCCCCCGGTGCCGTCAAGCGCGGGCCGCTTACTCGTCCGCGTCGTCCTCCGGAGCGCCCACTTCCGCCCCGGCCGCGGCAGACACCTCACGGATGGCTGCCCAGATGGCGTCGCCGCCGAAGCCGCGCCGCGCCAGAAACGCGTAGGCGCTGGCGCGCGGATCGCGCTTGCGGGCGAGCGCCGGCCAGCGGCGTTCCAGCAGCGTGCGGGCCGACTCGGCCTCCTGATCCGGGTCGCGGGCGGCCACGGTCTCCTGAATCAGCGGTTCGGGCACGCCGCGGCGCTTGAGGGTCTGCCGGACCCGGTGCCGGCCGACCGAGGTGCGGCTTCCCTCCGCGCGGGCCACGTGCGCGTCGTCCTGATAGCCGAGTTCCTGCACGCGCGTCAGGACGGTCTGGACGAGGTCCGGGTCGTCGCTGCGCTTCTCGAGCTTGCCGCGCAGTTCCGACTCGGTCAGTGCCCGGCCGCCCAGCGCGCGGAACGCATAGGCGAGCAGGTCGTCGCGCTCCTCCTGCGGCGTGCGGCGAGGCTTCTCGGCGGGGACGTCAACACGGGAACGGCGCACGCGTTCCAGTATCGCGCTTGCGACTTCACGCCACTGCGGGTATCATCACGAGGTTGCCATCCGACAGGTGGCAACCCTGCACACCGCAGGTGCGCGGAAGATCACCTTCCGGCGCTCGCGTTTCCCCGCGTGGAAACCGCCCCACTGCCGGGACACGGCCGGTGGGAGAACCAGGAGTACACATCATGGCCCTTCGTCACAAGTCCGCCCAGAAACGTCACCGCCAGAGCCTCAAGCGCCGCCTGATCAACCGCAGCCGCAAGAGCACCATCCGCACCTTCACGAAAAAGGCGCTGGAAGCCGTCACGGCCGGCGGGGACATCGCCGCCGCCCAGAGCAAGGCCGAGAGCCTGATCGACAAGGCCGCCAAGGGCAGCACCATCCACAAGAACGCCGCCGCGCGCAAGAAGAGCCGCCTGGCGAAGGCCATCAACAAGGCCAAGGCCGCCCAGCAGGCCTGAACGTACGCTTCTAAGAGGGACACGGCCGCGGCGCCGTGTCCCTTCGCCGTTTGGCCGGACTGCCGTGACCTACTGACGGGTTTCGTTCAGGTCGAGCACGCCACTGACCTTTTTCATGTCGATTTCCAGGGTGTAGCGGCCGGGGTCGCCCGTCGCGGCCAGCTTCAGACCCCACTTGCCCTTCGGGCAGGCCTGCCCCGCCACCTGCGCGCCGTTCGGATCGAGCAGCCGCAGCGTCAGTTCGCCGGAGCGCACGGCACAGCTGCCCTCGACGCCCACGGTCTGGCCCGCCTCGTAGATCTGGTACGAGTAGTGGTTGGTGCCCGAGGCATTGAAGAGGTACGTGGGCATCAGGGTGACGTACCCGACCCGGACGCCGAACGTGAAATACATCAGCGTCAGCACCAGGGCGAGGGCAACAGCAAGCAGCCGCATTCCGGTCAGTGTACCGTGCGCGTTCCTACTGCCCTCTGACACCCTGGCGCCGCCCGGCCGGTTCACGCAGGCTCCGCACACCGTGGGCAAGGCGCTGCACGCCGTCCCTGAGCGCGTCTGGGGGCAGGTGGGCGAAGGCCAGCAGCACCGCGGGCGCGCCGTCCCCCCCGCTCAGGGGGCCCAGCCGCGTCAGGGCCACTCCGTGGCGGGCGGCGGCGGCCACCAGAGCGTCCTCGCCCAGGCCGTCTGGGAGCGGCACGTACACATGCAGGCCCGCGCTGGCGGCCCGCTGCGGCCACTCCGGCAGGTGGGCGCGCAGCGCGGCGAGCAGCACCTCCTGCCGGTGGCGCAGCACGGGCCGGACCCGCCGCAGGTGCCGGGTGTACGCGCCGGACGCCAGCACGTCCCCGAGTGCCAGCGTGTCCAACGTGCCCGGTCCGCGGTCTGTGAGCGCGCGGGTGGCCGCCAGCACCCCGACCACGGCCGGCGGCGCGACCAGAAAGCCGCTGCGCGTGACGGGAGCGAGGACCTTGCTGAAACTGCCCAGCAGCACCGTCCGCTCGGGCGCGAGCCCCTGCATCACCGCCGGCGAGCGGCCGTCCAGCGACAGGTCCGCGGCGTAGTCGTCCTCCAAGATCAGGGCGTCCACCCGCCGGGCCCAGCCCACCACGGCCTGCCGGCGCGGCGCGGGCAGCGTGGCCGTCGTGGGGTACTGGCAGCCCGGCGTCACGTAGGCCAGCGTTGCGTCCGGCGGCAGCGCGTCCGGCTGGAGGCCCGCGCCGTCCACGGGGACGGGCCACAGCGCCGCGCCGGTGGCCGCCAGCGCCGCGCGGGCACCCTCGTAGGTGGGCGATTCCACGGCGGCGGTGCGGCCGGGTTCCAGGAACACGCGCGCCAGGGCGTCCAGGGCGGCCTGCGTACCGGCCGTGAGCATCACCATGTCCGGCGTGACGCGCGCCCCGCGTTCGGCGTTCAGGTACGCGGCCAGGGCGCGCCGCGTCTCCAGTGGTCCCAGCGGATCGGCCGCGCGCCCCGCGGCCCCGCCCGCCCGGCGCGCGAGCGCCTGCGTCCACGCAGCCTCCGGGTAGAGGTCCGGCACGTCCTGGCCCACCCGGAAGTCCACGGCGTACTCGCCGGACCGCTCGCCCGGTCGGCCCTGCACCACGCGCGCCGCCCACGCGCTGAGCGGCAGCGACACTGCCGTACCCGCCGCCGGGGCCGACGCCGGCAGGCTCACGACCGTGCCGCTGCGGCCCCGCACGGTCAGGAAGCCCTCGGCCTCAAGCTGATCCAGGGCGTCCACCAGCGTGTTGCGCGACACGCCCAGCACACCTGCCAGCCGCCGGTGGCCGGGCAGGCGGGTGCCCTGCGGAATGACGCCCCGTCCCAGCAGGTCACGCAGGCTGCGGACCACGCGGGTGTGCTGCGCCTCGCCGGGATGGGCGTCGAGCAGCCGCAGGGCACTCCAGCGGTCCTCCTCCGCGGTCAGCGGCGGAATTCCCGTTCCAGCCACGCGCGCTGCCCGCCCTCGGCCTCCAGCGCCTGCCCGGCCAGCGTCAGGTACCGGTCACGCGCCGCCTGCGCCTGGGCCGGCGTCAGGCCGTGGGCGGCCGGGTCGGCCAGCAGGTCCATCAGGAAGGGATAGACGGGCCGGTGCCCGAGCGGCGCGCCGTTCACGGTGATGTCGGCCGGCCACTTCAGCAGCCAGTCCAGGGCATACGGGCCGGGCTCCAGCACGCAGCCCCCGGGGTACGGCACGCGCGGTGGAGCGGGAAAGGTCACGGCTTCGGCGGTCATGGACCCAGGATGCACCCTGGAGCGCGCCGGCAGTGTAGGCGGGCCGGCACACCCAGGTCAGCCGCGGTCCGCGCCCCGCCGGGTGTGCGCCGCGTACCTCTGCAGCACGTCCCACCCCTGCCCGCCCTTCATGACCTCGCGGGCCGTGTCCACGCCGTCCCGGATGGACGCCACGACGCCGGCTGTGCGCAGGGCCGCCCCGACGTTCAGCGCGACGATGTCCTGCTGGGCGGGCGTGCCGCTGCCGGTGAGCAGCGCGCGGGTGATCTCGGCGTTCTCGGCGGGTGTGCCGCCCACGATGGCCTCGCGCGGGTGGAGCGCCACGCCGGCTTCCTCGGGGTGCAGTTGCCGGTCGATGACCTCGCCGCCGCGCAGGCCCGACACGGTGTTCACGCCGGACACGCTGAACTCGTCCAGGCCGTCGCCGTACACCACCGTCGCGCCGCCCGCGCCGAGCAGGCGCAGCACCTCCGCCAGCGTGCGGGTCAGTTCCGGCTTGAACACCCCGACCACCAGGTGCGTGGCGCCCGCCGGGTTGCTGAGCGGCCCCAGGATGTTGAACACCGTGCGCGACGCCAGATCCGAGCGCACCGCCGCCGCGTGGCGCAGCGCAGGGTGGTAGTTACGCGCGAACATGAAGCCGATCCCCAGAGTGTCCACGGCGTCCGCCACGACCTCCGGGCTGGCGTCGAGGTCCACGCCCAGGGCCTCGAGCACGTCCGCGCTGCCGGCGCGGCTGCTCGCGGCGCGGTTGCCGTGCTTGGCGACCGGCACGCCCGCCCCGGCGACCACGAAGGCGGTCGTGGTGCTGATGTTGAAGGTGTGCGCGCCGTCGCCGCCGGTGCCGACCACGTCCAGCAGCACCGGCCGGGGCCGCACCCGGACCGGCACGGCGTTCTCGCGCATCGCCTGCGCGAAGCCCGCGATCTCCTCCGGGGTCTCGCCGCGCACGCGCAGGGCGGCCAGCGCCGCCGAGAGCCGGACGGCACTCATCTCGCCGGTCATCACCTCGCGCATGAACGCGGTGGCGTCGGCCTGCGAGAGCTGCTCGCCGTTCATCAGCCGGGCGTGGATCATGCGCCCACTCCGCGCGCGTGGAAGGCCCGCACCTCGTGCAGGAAGTTGCGCAGCATGTCCATGCCCCGCTCGGTGGCGATGCTCTCGGGGTGGAACTGCACGCCGTAGACGGGATACTCGCGGTGGCGCAGCGCCATGACGATCTCCTCGCCGGGGTCGGTGGTCCACGCAGTCGCCTGGAGCTCCGGCGGCAGGTCGCGCACGACCAGCGAGTGGTAGCGGGTGACGCTCACGCCGTCCGGCAAACCCGCGAACAGGCCCTGGCCGTCGTGGCGCACCGGGCTGGTCTTGCCGTGCACCGGCAGCAGTGCCCGGCCGACCCGCGCGCCGTACGCCTCTCCGATGCTCTGGTGGCCCAGGCACACGCCCAGCAGCGGGTACTCCGGACCGAGGTCGCGGACGACCTGCACGCTCATGCCGGCCTCCAGCGGCGTGCACGGCCCGGGCGACACCACGATCGCCTCGGGGTTCAGGGCGCGCACCTCGTCAAGCGTGAAGGCGTCGTTGCGCCACACGGTCAGCTCCGCGCCGAGTTCCCCGAGGTACTGCACGAGGTTGTACGTG
This region of Deinococcus metalli genomic DNA includes:
- a CDS encoding phosphatase PAP2 family protein, coding for MSDSLQLALHAAATSNAALRGVAVACGTLLLFVQAAGFVAVALTHLQRVDWRVAARIVVSGAVAVLLTQVLLHTVHDPRPYLVEGYAPLAHVSADNGFPSDHTLVAALLAGWAAWLSRRSLPAFVAGVVVIALGRLAIGAHHTLDVLGSMGIAAVSLGVAAALPYPPAWTGRRVLPGRPAGHAAR
- a CDS encoding metallophosphoesterase, with the translated sequence MRVYAIADLHLATVTPKPMTVFGPQWAGHPDVIYERWRETVRDDDVVLLPGDLSWAMRLPEAIQDLATVAALPGTKVLLRGNHDYWWPTAGKLRSALPPGMLAVVNDAVRVGNVVVCGTRGWLTPGHDPLGAEDERLLAREAQRLELSVQAAMRLRQPGDHLLMMLHYPPATPPYPANPLTRVIDTARPELIVYGHLHGVPVERSMRHVGGIPAHLVAADVLKFTPRLLLDTGAAVG
- a CDS encoding RecX family transcriptional regulator, with translation MERVRRSRVDVPAEKPRRTPQEERDDLLAYAFRALGGRALTESELRGKLEKRSDDPDLVQTVLTRVQELGYQDDAHVARAEGSRTSVGRHRVRQTLKRRGVPEPLIQETVAARDPDQEAESARTLLERRWPALARKRDPRASAYAFLARRGFGGDAIWAAIREVSAAAGAEVGAPEDDADE
- the rpsT gene encoding 30S ribosomal protein S20 yields the protein MALRHKSAQKRHRQSLKRRLINRSRKSTIRTFTKKALEAVTAGGDIAAAQSKAESLIDKAAKGSTIHKNAAARKKSRLAKAINKAKAAQQA
- a CDS encoding aminotransferase-like domain-containing protein, with translation MAGTGIPPLTAEEDRWSALRLLDAHPGEAQHTRVVRSLRDLLGRGVIPQGTRLPGHRRLAGVLGVSRNTLVDALDQLEAEGFLTVRGRSGTVVSLPASAPAAGTAVSLPLSAWAARVVQGRPGERSGEYAVDFRVGQDVPDLYPEAAWTQALARRAGGAAGRAADPLGPLETRRALAAYLNAERGARVTPDMVMLTAGTQAALDALARVFLEPGRTAAVESPTYEGARAALAATGAALWPVPVDGAGLQPDALPPDATLAYVTPGCQYPTTATLPAPRRQAVVGWARRVDALILEDDYAADLSLDGRSPAVMQGLAPERTVLLGSFSKVLAPVTRSGFLVAPPAVVGVLAATRALTDRGPGTLDTLALGDVLASGAYTRHLRRVRPVLRHRQEVLLAALRAHLPEWPQRAASAGLHVYVPLPDGLGEDALVAAAARHGVALTRLGPLSGGDGAPAVLLAFAHLPPDALRDGVQRLAHGVRSLREPAGRRQGVRGQ
- the trpD gene encoding anthranilate phosphoribosyltransferase, which gives rise to MIHARLMNGEQLSQADATAFMREVMTGEMSAVRLSAALAALRVRGETPEEIAGFAQAMRENAVPVRVRPRPVLLDVVGTGGDGAHTFNISTTTAFVVAGAGVPVAKHGNRAASSRAGSADVLEALGVDLDASPEVVADAVDTLGIGFMFARNYHPALRHAAAVRSDLASRTVFNILGPLSNPAGATHLVVGVFKPELTRTLAEVLRLLGAGGATVVYGDGLDEFSVSGVNTVSGLRGGEVIDRQLHPEEAGVALHPREAIVGGTPAENAEITRALLTGSGTPAQQDIVALNVGAALRTAGVVASIRDGVDTAREVMKGGQGWDVLQRYAAHTRRGADRG
- a CDS encoding anthranilate synthase component II translates to MTLPTPSAPLRVLLIDNYDSFTYNLVQYLGELGAELTVWRNDAFTLDEVRALNPEAIVVSPGPCTPLEAGMSVQVVRDLGPEYPLLGVCLGHQSIGEAYGARVGRALLPVHGKTSPVRHDGQGLFAGLPDGVSVTRYHSLVVRDLPPELQATAWTTDPGEEIVMALRHREYPVYGVQFHPESIATERGMDMLRNFLHEVRAFHARGVGA